CGCATTCGGGAGGTTGGTCGGGACCCGCAGGGACAGTGCCCGGACCGGACGGTGGGTGCTGGCCAGCACGCTGAGGTAGGCGCCGAAGCTGGCCCCGACCAGCGCGATGTCCGGCGTGATCGTGGCCAAGTGGTCGATGACCGCGACCAAGTCCTCCACCCACATGCGCCCGGTGATGGTGTCCAGGTCCCCGGTGCTCTCCCCGTGCCCGCGCAGGTCATAGGCCAGCGCGGTGAAGCCCACGATGGCAAGCGCCGCCGGGATGTCCTGTGGGCGTTGGCTGCCCCAGCCATGGCTGACCACGAACGCGGTGCCGCGGGGGTTCGGCGCCTCGTGCAGCTCGGCGATGAGGGTGGCGCCGGGGACCGGGAGCTCGAGGCGGGGCACCCCGGCATCCTCGCGTGCCGCCGGGACACGCCAACTTCGGGCCGTGTAGGCACGTATAGCGGGGCGTGGATACGTTGCAACACGGCCCGAGGATGCGGTGGGGGCGGTGCCCACCGGGGCCGGTTACGCTCTGCGTGCGCGCCTGTCGGCACGTTGGGCCGCTAGCTCAATTGGCAGAGCAGCGGACTTTTAATCCGCGGGTTCGGGGTTCGATCCCCCGGCGGCCCACCCTACTGATGTATGGGCTCGGCTGATGCTTGACAGTTGAGCTTCGGCTGATGTGTGAAGCGCCGACTTGTATGGGATCCACGGGGTGCGGGTCAGGTTGATCTAGCGTCCCGCCGTGGTGTCGACCGGAACGGCTCGTGAAGCGCTTGCCGCCTTCGGGCTGGCTCTCCCAGGGTTTGTCGCCGGTCGGCACCGCGGGCTCGTGGTCTGACTCAACAGAGGACTGATCGTCCAACCGGAGCTTGAAGTCGGCGTGTCGTCCGCGGGTTACCACTGTCGTCATCGCGGAAGGGACGTGGTCGGGTTGGTCATCATCGGAGTCGATCCGCACAAGCGCACGCACACGGTTAGCGTCCTGGGACCGGGGTCGAGCGAGGTCCTGGCCTCGCTGCAGATCGATGCATCGCTGGCCGGCTACCGCCGGCGCTCTGGCCTCGGTCGGCTCCACCGGTGACTCCTGCGACAACGCCCTGGCCGAATCCACCATCGGTCAGATCAAGACCGAACTGAGCTATCCACGACGGCCCTGGCGCAGCCACGAAGCCCTCGAGTTCGCCCTGTTCGAGTTGGCCGCGCCCGGGGAATACCCTGGCCGATGCCGGGTCCCGCTACTGGTTGCGGCGCAGGCCCTGGGACGGCCACGCCGAATGGGCCAACCTTGGGTCATGACCACGCTCATCGTGCTCGCCCTGGGACTGGCCGCGTTGCTCGTGCTGTACGCGATGTTGGCTCTGCGCATCGTCAAGCAGTACCAGCGAGGGGTGCTGTTCCGGCTGGGCCGCGTGATCGGGGTGCGGGAACCTGGTCTGCGGGTGATCGTCCCGCTCATCGATGTCCTGCACCGGGCGTCCCTGCGCATCGTCACGATGCCGATCCAGTCCCAGGGGATCATCACGCGCGACAACGTCAGCGTGGACGTCTCTGCGGTGGCCTACTACCGCGTCGTGGATGCGGTGAAGTCGTTGGTGGCGATCGAGAACGTCCGCGCCGCGATCGACCAGATCGCCCAGACCACCCTGCGCAAGGTCGTGGGTCAGCACACCCTGGACGAGACCCTCGCCGCGACCGATCGGATCAACCTCGACATCCGCGAGATTCTCGACGTGACCACGGTCGAGTGGGGTGTCGAGGTGACACTGGTCGAGCTCAAGGACATCCAACTGCCCGAGAGCATGAAGCGCGCGATGGCCAAGCAGGCCGAGGCCGAACGGGAGAAACGCGCGAAGATCATCAACGCGGAGGGCGAGTCGCTGGCTGCCGCCACGCTGGGCGAGGCATCGGATCTGATGATGG
This DNA window, taken from Sporichthyaceae bacterium, encodes the following:
- a CDS encoding slipin family protein: MLALRIVKQYQRGVLFRLGRVIGVREPGLRVIVPLIDVLHRASLRIVTMPIQSQGIITRDNVSVDVSAVAYYRVVDAVKSLVAIENVRAAIDQIAQTTLRKVVGQHTLDETLAATDRINLDIREILDVTTVEWGVEVTLVELKDIQLPESMKRAMAKQAEAEREKRAKIINAEGESLAAATLGEASDLMMAHPLALQLRTLQSLVEIGADKNTTVVFPAPLMTTIGELGAFLAREVSSAAGPAPAVVDASHPTDG
- a CDS encoding alpha/beta fold hydrolase is translated as MPRLELPVPGATLIAELHEAPNPRGTAFVVSHGWGSQRPQDIPAALAIVGFTALAYDLRGHGESTGDLDTITGRMWVEDLVAVIDHLATITPDIALVGASFGAYLSVLASTHRPVRALSLRVPTNLPNAVLDMAVVDLPGSPAFRNRRHGPMAPTESLALGAVHAFSGPIQIVDADLDAIIPEQTIANYVAAVSDPTHLHRHTLRNAPHHLATPELRAEYIEALTAWAVGID